The genomic DNA TTTTTTCTGATTCGGACGAATCAGCAAGAAATAGAAGATTACAAACATCAGAGCCAGTGGCCAAATCATTTGAAAAAGCCCCCCAGCTCCACCGGGTGCAGCTGCAGCTGTAGCAAATTGGAACATATTAAATCCCCCTTTCGTATACTCTCCCCTAAAACTTAAAAACCTTTATCATTATCATGAAGACCGTACTGCTCAAAAAATTCATCGCGGAAATCAAGCAGTCTGTCATCCATAATCGCTTGTCTGACATTGCGCATCAATTGAATTAAGAAATGCAAATTATGATACGTTGTCAGTCGGAGCCCGAAGGTTTCATCGGCTTTAATCAAGTGTCGTAAGTAAGCACGTGAATAATTACGACAGGTATAGCAATCACAAGCCGGATCAAGCGGACCGAAATCTCTTGCATATTGGGCATTGCGAACGACAAGACGACCTTGGCTGGTCATCGTTGTCCCGTTGCGAGCAATTCGTGTTGGAAGTACGCAATCAAACATATCCACACCACGGATAGCGCCTTCAATCAAGGCATCCGGAGATCCTACGCCCATCAAATAGCGCGGCTTGTTAGTGGGAAGCAGAGGAAGCGTATAATCCAGCACTTCATACATCAAATGCTTCGGTTCGCCTACGCTCAGTCCACCAATAGCATACCCCGGGAAATCCATGGAAGTCAAATCCGCCGCGCTCTGCTTGCGCAGATCTTCATGCATCCCTCCCTGAACAATGGCAAACAACCCTTGATCATGAGGACGCGCATGCGCCTCCAGACAGCGCTCAGCCCAACGGCTGGTGCGTTCCAACGATTTTTTCACATACTCATATTCAGCCGGAAAAGGAGGACATTCATCAAAGGCCATCATAATATCCGAACCGAGCGAGTTTTGAATTTCCATGGCCACTTCAGGCGAAAGAAACTTTTTATCTCCATTCAAATGAGAACGGAAATGAACGCCCTCCTCCGTAATTTTACGCATTTCACTCAATGAAAACACTTGAAACCCGCCGCTGTCCGTTAAAATAGGACGATCCCAGTTCATAAAATTGTGTAGACCGCCTGCTTCACGAATAATATCGTGACCAGGACGAAGAAACAGATGGTACGTATTACTCAAAATAATCTGAGCATCCATTTCTTTCAGTTCCTCAGGACTCATCGTTTTAACTGTAGCTTGTGTCCCTACAGGCATAAAGGTTGGTGTCTCAATAACCCCGTGAGGTGTATGCACACGCCCGAGACGAGCTCCCGATTGTTTGCAGGTTTTAATATGTTCGTATCTTATTGCTGGTGCCATATTTTCTCTACCATCCTTAATTAATAAATGAACATTGCGTCCCCAAAGCTGAAAAACCGATATTCCCGGTCAATCGCCTCCTGGTAAGCATGCATAATATTCTCCCTGCCCGCCAATGCGCTGACCAGCATAACCAATGTGGATTTAGGCAAATGAAAATTCGTAATCATCGCATCTACCACACGGAATTCATAACCTGGATAAATAAAAATCTGCGTCCAGCCGCTGCTGGCCTGTAATAGCCCATCACCGAATGTATTGCCCACCGTCTCCAGCGTCCGGCAACTGGTTGTCCCCACCGCCACAACTCTTCCGCCACGCGCTTTGGTTTCATTCAGCACATCTGCCGTTTCCTGTGACAATGAGTAATATTCTTCATGCATCACATGCTCTTCAATCGTATCCACAGACATGGGTCTGAACGTTCCTAAACCGACGTGAAGGGTGACAAAGGCAATGGAAACACCCTTTTCTCTAATTCGGTCCAGCAATTCCTCTGTAAAATGCAGCCCTGCGGTTGGAGCCGCGGCTGAGCCTTCATGCCGGGCATAAACCGTCTGATAACGCTCACGGTCATCCAGTTGCTCCTTGATATAAGGTGGAAGCGGCATCAATCCAAGACGATCCAATATCTCTTGAAAAATACCTTCATATGAGAAAGAGAGTACTCTTCCGCCCATATCGCCTTCTTCCTCAATGACCGCCTTCAGCTCATCACCGAAAACGATAACCGCGCCCTTTTTCAACTTCTTGCCGGGTTTTACCAATGCTTCCCATCGGTCACCCTCCAGTTGCTTGAGCAATAACACCTCGGCCTTAGCTCCCGTGTCTTCCTTGATACCGAACAAGCGTGCAGGAATCACTCGCGTATCATTCAGCACCAGCGTATCGCCCGGTTGAAGATACTGCACAATATGTGAAAATGTATGATGACCCACTTCACCGCTCCCCTTGCTCAACGTCAGCAATCTGGAAGCACTTCGATCAAGCAAAGGCGTCTGTGCAATTAATGTTTCAGGTAATTCAAAATCGTAATCGTTTACGTTCATATATTGGTCAGTCCTTAACTATATCCACATTTTTGTAATAGTGTTGCAAAATTTTCTTGTAATCATACCCCTGATCAGCCAAACCGTTGGCTCCCCATTGTGACAAGCCCAAACCGTGACCATTCCCTTTGCCTGTAAAAATAAAGCTTTGCGTTTTGTCGATGACGCGCGCATGACGATCTTCATTCATGACGATCACCCCGTTACCACTGGAAGTGCTGCTCCCTGATGCTGACAGGATTGTAGTTCCCTGTGCACCATTTACATGAGTAGTAGCCCCATCAGCGCCTAATACAGTATAACTGCCGGTACTCACAATATCAAACAGCGTGCTCGGCAATCCACCCATTGCTGAACGATACATATCAGGATATTTCACCTTTAAAGGCGACCCGTTCGCTTCAACCTCCAGCACTCGCCCGGACGGACCACGTTTGGTGACATCGAGATGGTCGATAGAGGACGGTGCTGTGCCCGTTACTTTCCCTTGCAAGGATTTTACAAGCTGAGCGGCCGTAAAGGGCCCCCGTACCCATGCGTAGTCGCCGGATTGAGGTACCTTTTCCAATACAATCATCTCTTCACCGGGCTGTGCCTTGGCTACTGCTGCCACGTTTGATTGAATTTGAGGAATGGGACGCACATTGGTATTTTCAGCAGTCACGGTAACTTTGTCCAGCCCCGCCTCTGTGACTCCCTCCAACTCCTTAACATTATCTTCTCGGATATAGCCT from Paenibacillus sp. FSL R10-2782 includes the following:
- the queA gene encoding tRNA preQ1(34) S-adenosylmethionine ribosyltransferase-isomerase QueA, producing the protein MNVNDYDFELPETLIAQTPLLDRSASRLLTLSKGSGEVGHHTFSHIVQYLQPGDTLVLNDTRVIPARLFGIKEDTGAKAEVLLLKQLEGDRWEALVKPGKKLKKGAVIVFGDELKAVIEEEGDMGGRVLSFSYEGIFQEILDRLGLMPLPPYIKEQLDDRERYQTVYARHEGSAAAPTAGLHFTEELLDRIREKGVSIAFVTLHVGLGTFRPMSVDTIEEHVMHEEYYSLSQETADVLNETKARGGRVVAVGTTSCRTLETVGNTFGDGLLQASSGWTQIFIYPGYEFRVVDAMITNFHLPKSTLVMLVSALAGRENIMHAYQEAIDREYRFFSFGDAMFIY
- the tgt gene encoding tRNA guanosine(34) transglycosylase Tgt codes for the protein MAPAIRYEHIKTCKQSGARLGRVHTPHGVIETPTFMPVGTQATVKTMSPEELKEMDAQIILSNTYHLFLRPGHDIIREAGGLHNFMNWDRPILTDSGGFQVFSLSEMRKITEEGVHFRSHLNGDKKFLSPEVAMEIQNSLGSDIMMAFDECPPFPAEYEYVKKSLERTSRWAERCLEAHARPHDQGLFAIVQGGMHEDLRKQSAADLTSMDFPGYAIGGLSVGEPKHLMYEVLDYTLPLLPTNKPRYLMGVGSPDALIEGAIRGVDMFDCVLPTRIARNGTTMTSQGRLVVRNAQYARDFGPLDPACDCYTCRNYSRAYLRHLIKADETFGLRLTTYHNLHFLIQLMRNVRQAIMDDRLLDFRDEFFEQYGLHDNDKGF